In Canis lupus dingo isolate Sandy chromosome 12, ASM325472v2, whole genome shotgun sequence, the following proteins share a genomic window:
- the CDSN gene encoding corneodesmosin has product MGSSQAPQEGHVGGRGMMALLLAGLLLPGALAKSIATLSDPCKDTRITSPSDPCLTGKSGSSSFSGHSGSSGSSSSSSSGSSGGLSGSGGSSGGSSGSSVAQGGSLGSSLFKPGTGYSQISYSSGSSSSQSGSSSAQPGAGSALPISDDSSRLLISSSQSGGGSSLSASPSSWISSSGGQRVNLRPCTSDVPDSPCSGGPIVSHSGSYISSSHSVSGGQRPVVVVVEQHGSGGPGGVQGAPCSTGGLPGKPCPPITSVDKSYGSYEVVGGSSDSYLVPGMTYSRGKIYPVGYFTKDNPVKGSPGAPSFAAGPPISEGKYFSSNPIIPSHSSSSSSIYQSGASSAIVFQPVGSGGVQPCGGGSKGPCSLSGSGVHSSSSVSSSSSFHPCGGVSQGPCSPPGTGTFGGSSSSQSSGKIILQPCGSKSSSSGHPCISVSSTLSGGPDGSPQPDPSAGAKSCGSGKLPCRSIRDILAQVKPLGPQLADPEVFLPQGESLTSP; this is encoded by the coding sequence GGGCCTTGGCTAAGAGCATCGCGACCCTCTCAGACCCCTGCAAGGACACGCGTATCACCTCCCCCAGTGACCCCTGCCTAACTGGGAAGAGTGGTTCCAGTAGCTTCAGTGGCCACAGTGGCTCCAGCGGTTCCAGCAGTTCCAGTTCCAGTGGCTCCAGCGGTGGCCTTAGTGGTTCCGGTGGCTCCAGTGGTGGCTCCAGCGGATCCAGTGTCGCCCAGGGTGGTTCTTTGGGATCTTCATTATTTAAGCCAGGAACCGGGTATTCCCAGATCAGCTACTCCTCCGGATCCAGCTCCTCCCAGTCGGGAAGCAGCAGCGCCCAGCCAGGGGCTGGCTCAGCCCTACCAATCAGTGATGATTCTTCCCGTTTACTGATCAGCTCTTCCCAGTCTGGAGGAGGCTCCAGCTTATCCGCTTCCCCAAGCTCTTGGATATCCAGCAGCGGTGGCCAAAGGGTCAACTTACGCCCCTGTACTTCAGATGTCCCTGACTCTCCCTGCAGTGGGGGGCCTATTGTCTCCCATTCTGGCTCCTACATTTCCAGCTCCCACTCCGTGTCAGGAGGTCAAAggcctgtggtggtggtggtggagcagCATGGCTCTGGTGGCCCTGGAGGGGTTCAAGGTGCCCCCTGCAGCACTGGTGGCCTTCCGGGCAAGCCCTGCCCCCCCATAACCTCTGTAGACAAATCCTATGGCAGCTATGAGGTGGTGGGTGGCTCCTCTGACAGTTACCTGGTGCCAGGCATGACCTACAGTAGGGGCAAAATCTACCCTGTGGGCTACTTCACCAAAGATAACCCTGTCAAAGGCTCTCCAGGCGCCCCTTCCTTTGCAGCTGGGCCCCCCATCTCTGAGGGCAAATACTTCTCCAGCAATCCCATCATCCCCAGCCATAGCTCTTCTAGTTCCAGCATCTACCAGTCAGGAGCTTCCTCAGCCATTGTGTTCCAGCCAGTGGGCTCTGGTGGGGTCCAGCCCTGTGGAGGTGGCTCTAAGgggccctgctccctctctggTTCTGGAGTCCACAGTAGTTCTAGTGTTTCCAGTAGTTCATCTTTCCATCCCTGTGGTGGTGTTTCACAGGGGCCCTGTTCCCCACCAGGCACTGGCACCTTTGGCGGCAGCTCCAGCTCCCAATCCAGTGGCAAAATCATCCTTCAGCCCTGCGGCAGCAAGTCCAGTTCTTCTGGTCACCCTTGCATTTCTGTCTCCTCAACATTGAGTGGGGGTCCGGATGGTTCTCCTCAACCTGATCCTTCAGCTGGTGCCAAGTCTTGCGGCTCTGGAAAGCTCCCCTGCCGCAGTATCCGGGACATTCTGGCCCAAGTGAAGCCTCTGGGGCCCCAGCTAGCCGACCCTGAAGTTTTCCTACCCCAGGGAGAGTCACTTACCAGTCCATAA